The Vicinamibacteria bacterium genome includes a region encoding these proteins:
- the nth gene encoding endonuclease III, with product MRRNERILAVLRRLARDTRNGRYREAPVYQGSFETTRSPFMELVACLISQRVRDETTTRVCAELFAIARTPEQILSLPRERLRRLLFGAGFYNQKSDQLRALARTVSARGGVPRTREGLLELPGIGPKCANLVLANCYGEPAIAVDTHVHRISNRMDWVRTKTPETTEEALTPLVPIRWRARVNAFLVAHGQLVCRPTAPRCEDCRVAEWCRRRGVLPRDAANRRRERPRRRDRVSRAPSFR from the coding sequence GTGAGGCGAAACGAGCGCATCCTCGCCGTCCTGAGACGGCTAGCGCGCGACACGCGAAACGGACGCTACCGCGAGGCTCCGGTCTATCAAGGTTCGTTCGAGACCACACGCTCGCCTTTCATGGAGCTCGTGGCCTGCCTCATCAGCCAGCGCGTGCGGGACGAGACCACGACGAGGGTTTGCGCGGAGCTCTTCGCCATCGCCAGGACCCCGGAGCAAATTCTGTCGCTTCCGCGAGAAAGGCTGAGGCGTTTGCTCTTTGGTGCCGGATTCTACAACCAGAAGTCTGATCAACTTCGGGCGCTTGCCCGGACGGTGAGCGCCCGCGGCGGCGTTCCCCGGACCCGTGAAGGTCTCCTCGAGCTTCCAGGAATCGGGCCCAAATGCGCGAATCTCGTGCTCGCGAATTGCTACGGCGAGCCCGCCATTGCGGTCGATACCCACGTCCACCGCATCTCGAACCGCATGGACTGGGTGCGCACGAAAACGCCCGAGACAACCGAAGAGGCCTTGACGCCGCTCGTACCGATCCGCTGGCGGGCGCGGGTGAACGCCTTTCTCGTCGCCCATGGCCAGCTCGTTTGCAGGCCGACGGCACCGAGATGCGAGGATTGTCGCGTGGCCGAATGGTGTCGACGAAGAGGTGTTCTGCCTCGAGATGCCGCTAACCGCCGAAGAGAGCGACCCCGAAGACGCGATCGAGTATCGCGAGCACCGTCATTCCGGTAA
- a CDS encoding aminotransferase class V-fold PLP-dependent enzyme yields the protein MMPTRFEAPLRTLMGPGPLDIHPRVYRALGSPVIGHLDPAYLEVLDRIRESLRMVFRTRNPLTQATPGTGTSGMEASVANLLEPDDPVLVCVHGYFGDRIRQMAERQDARVTVVEGEWGRPTDPDAIEAALKQARFKLMTIVHAETSTGVLQPMDDVTRLAREHGVMVLLDCVTSLGGVDVSIDEWGIDAAYSCSQKCIGSPPGLAPVTFSARAVDTMKKRKHPARSWYLDAQLLDQYWTGRAYHHTSSSTLNYGLLEALLLIEEEGLEQRIARHLRNHRALVAGVEAMGLEMLVAPEHRLPSLNTIRIPGGVDDARTRGYLLETFNLEIGGGLGALKGKVFRVGLMGYSSSPERILFFLSCISQALAVQGYSTDLKAGLAAAMSALD from the coding sequence ATGATGCCCACACGATTCGAAGCTCCCCTCAGAACCTTGATGGGGCCGGGACCGCTCGACATCCACCCCCGCGTCTACCGCGCGCTGGGATCGCCCGTCATCGGCCATCTGGATCCCGCTTACCTGGAAGTGCTCGATCGCATCCGTGAAAGTTTGCGGATGGTGTTCCGGACCAGAAATCCGCTGACGCAGGCGACTCCGGGGACGGGCACATCGGGCATGGAGGCCTCGGTGGCGAACCTGCTCGAGCCCGATGACCCGGTGCTCGTGTGCGTGCACGGTTACTTCGGTGACCGCATCAGACAGATGGCGGAACGCCAGGACGCGCGAGTGACGGTCGTGGAAGGGGAATGGGGGAGGCCCACCGATCCCGACGCGATCGAGGCGGCGCTGAAACAGGCCCGATTCAAGCTCATGACCATCGTCCATGCCGAGACCTCCACCGGGGTCCTGCAACCGATGGACGACGTCACCCGCCTGGCCCGCGAGCACGGGGTCATGGTGCTGCTCGACTGCGTCACGTCGCTTGGCGGGGTCGATGTGAGCATCGACGAGTGGGGAATCGACGCCGCTTACAGCTGTTCGCAGAAATGCATCGGCAGTCCGCCCGGGCTCGCGCCGGTGACGTTCAGCGCGCGCGCGGTCGACACGATGAAGAAGCGGAAGCATCCCGCGAGGAGCTGGTATCTCGATGCGCAGCTTCTCGATCAATATTGGACGGGGCGCGCCTATCATCACACCAGCTCGAGCACTCTCAATTACGGGTTGCTCGAAGCGCTGCTCCTCATCGAGGAGGAGGGGCTCGAACAGAGAATCGCCCGCCATCTCAGGAACCATCGGGCCCTGGTCGCCGGAGTGGAGGCTATGGGACTCGAGATGCTCGTGGCGCCGGAGCATCGTCTACCATCGTTGAATACCATACGCATTCCTGGTGGTGTGGACGATGCGAGAACGAGAGGCTACCTTCTCGAGACCTTCAACCTCGAGATTGGAGGAGGCCTGGGCGCGTTGAAAGGCAAGGTCTTCCGCGTCGGTCTCATGGGATATTCCTCGTCGCCCGAGCGAATCCTGTTCTTCTTGTCGTGCATCAGCCAGGCGCTCGCGGTACAGGGCTATTCGACGGATCTGAAAGCCGGCCTCGCCGCAGCGATGTCGGCACTGGACTGA
- a CDS encoding serine hydrolase, with translation MLNGGAYNGRRLLNARTIARFTARVNLVEGSSRALGWDTPSEPSSAGLYFSSASYGHTGFTGTSLWIDPERELFAILLTNRVHPTRDNRKIFDLRPAFHDAVMTAIVDVNIKPRE, from the coding sequence GATGCTGAACGGGGGTGCCTATAACGGGCGGCGGCTGCTCAACGCCCGGACGATCGCCCGGTTCACGGCGCGGGTCAATCTCGTCGAAGGTTCGAGCCGCGCTCTCGGATGGGATACTCCTTCGGAGCCGAGCTCGGCGGGCCTCTACTTCTCCTCAGCCTCCTATGGGCATACCGGGTTCACCGGGACCTCGTTGTGGATCGATCCCGAGCGCGAGCTCTTCGCCATTCTCCTCACGAACCGGGTGCATCCCACGCGCGACAACCGAAAGATCTTCGATCTCCGGCCCGCGTTTCACGACGCGGTAATGACCGCTATCGTGGACGTGAATATCAAACCAAGAGAGTAG